One region of Eupeodes corollae chromosome 1, idEupCoro1.1, whole genome shotgun sequence genomic DNA includes:
- the LOC129942855 gene encoding uncharacterized protein LOC129942855: MTIDNYLKEFPALKKPTGYLLLLKDFEFLYPENYNGFIESFATYKTQIFQLAAKRTGRDKCVQNLLSLEKTSEDSSNLGALLLIPSLLSVKTFKLKGATKKVWRPSKAEVREAFITHVKTDAEICEAVSARKHRLEEYNLTLQPFIIAVGESLNSVKSYFVIVNDHRYFIPTIVEAVDACIKIIFTLNAKYPEECSCTWMFIQNGFYKIKTRYDKTSTATNTLLSELGMTE; this comes from the exons ATGACCATTGACAATTACCTTAAGGAGTTCCCTGCTTTGAAAAAGCCAACCGGATATCTTTTA CTGTTAAAGGACTTCGAATTTCTGTATCCCGAAAACTACAACGGGTTCATCGAGTCCTTCGCAAcatataaaacacaaatattccAATTAGCTGCAAAAAGGACAGGAAGGGATAAATGCGTCCAGAACTTGCTGTCCCTTGagaaaa CTTCCGAGGATTCAAGCAACCTTGGAGCCTTACTCCTTATTCCTTCATTACTATccgtaaaaacttttaagctcaAAGGAGCTACTAAAAAAGTTTGGAGACCATCGAAAGCCGAAGTGCGGGAGGCATTCATCACGCACGTTAAAACCGATGCAGAGATCTGTGAAGCTGTTTCTGCGCGGAAACACAGGCTTGAAGAATACAATCTAACATTACAACCTTTCATCATTGCGGTTGGTGAGTCACTGAATAGTGTCAAATCGTATTTTGTAATTGTTAATGATCATAGATATTTCATTCCAACAATTGTTGAAGCAGTTGATGcgtgtataaaaataatttttaccctTAACGCTAAATATCCTGAAGAGTGTTCCTGTACGTGGATGTTTATTCAGAACggtttctataaaataaaaacccgtTATGATAAAACATCCACTGCCACCAATACTCTCCTCTCTGAGCTAGGGATGACGGAGTGA